The DNA segment TTGCGCCGGCTAAACAGCGAAAGATCGACGACCGGATGCTCCGCCGTCAATTCCCACACGATGAAGAACGCGAGCGCAACCACCGCGACGAGCGCGAGCACGACGATGGTCGTCGACGAAAACCAGTCGAGGTCCTTGCCTTTGTCGAGCATCACCTGCAACGAGCCCACCCACACGATCAGCAGACCGAGACCGACGCCGTCGATCGGCGCTTTTCTGATCACCGAGTCGCGATCGCGGAAGATCATCCACGTGGCGACCGCGGCGATCGCGCCGACGGGGATGTTGACGTAGAAGATCCACGGCCACGAGATGTTGTCAGAGATCCAGCCGCCGAGAATCGGGCCGGCCACCGGCGCAATCAGTGTGGTCATGGCCCACATGGATAGCGCCATCGGCGCCTTGGCGCGCGGATAGCTCGCGAGCAGCAGCGTTTGCGACAGCGGAATCATCGGGCCGGCCACTGCGCCTTGCAGCACGCGCGACGCGAGCAGGAACGGCAGTGTGGGCGCAAGGCCGCACATCCACGACGAGATCACAAACAGCACGATTGACGCCATGAAGAGGCGCACCTGACCGATACGGTCGGTGAGCCAGCCGGTCAGCGGCACCGAGATGGCGTTCGCGACGGCGAACGACGTGATGACCCACGTCCCCTGGTCGGACGACACGCCGAGGTCGCCCGATATCGACGGAATCGACACGTTGGCAATCGACGTGTCGAGCACGTTCATGAAAACGGCGAGCGACACCGCGATGGTGCCGATCACCAGTTGCGCGCCCTCGAGCGGCGGATGAGGGACTTGCGCCTGAGCCTGAGCCATTGAAGATGCCTTGTCTGAATCGTCCTGCCGCTTACATCACTTCGCAGCGGTCTTCGTGGCGCCTGCCTGAGCCGACTTCTGCGAGCCGCTGTTCGGGCCGGCGTTTGCAGCGATGATGCGGGCGATTTCGGCGTCGGCTTCGTCGCCGTACTTCGCGAACACGTCGGTCTGATAGACCGTGTTCGCCGCCTCGCCGAGCTGGCCGCCGTTGTCGTCCTTAATGCTCACGTCGGCTTGCATCGACAGGCCGATACGCAGCGGATGCTGTTCCAGTTCCTTCGGGTCGAGCGCGATCCGCACCGGCAGACGCTGGACCACCTTGATCCAGTTACCGGTTGCGTTCTGCGCGGGCAGCAGCGAGAACGCCGAACCCGTACCCGCGGAGAAACCCACCACCTTGCCGTGGAATACCACCGACGAGCCGTACACGTCGGCCGTCAGTTCGACCGGCTGGCCGATGCGCATATGCTTGAGCTGCACTTCCTTGAAGTTGGCGTCGACCCACACACCGCCGAGCGGCACGATCGCCATCAACGGCGTGCCCGGCGACACGCGCTGGCCGACCTGCACCGAGCGCTTCGCCACGTAGCCCGTGACCGGCGCCGGCAGGTTGTTACGCGCGTTGTTCAGGTACGCGTCGCGCACTTTCGCGGCGGCTGCCTGCACGTTCGGGTGATTCGCGATCGTGGTGTTCGCGGTCAACGCGCGGTTGGACGCGAGTTGCTGCTGGGCGGCGTCGACGGCGGCCTGCGCGCTCTTCACGGCGTCACGGGCGTGGGAGATTTCTTCCGCCGACACGGCGCCGGTTTGCGCCACCATCAGCCGGCGCTTCAGATCGTCCTGGGCACGCGACAGGTCGGACTGGCGCTGATTCACTTGCGCCTGGTACTGGTTGTCGTCGGCGAAGAGACCGCGCACCTGACGCACCGTCTGCGCCAGATTCGCTTCGGCCTGTTCCAGCGCGACGCGGGCATCGGCCGGATCGAGCACGACGAGCGGGTCGCCTGCCTTGACCGTTTGCGTGTCGTCCGCATTCACGGCGACGACCGTGCCGGTGACCTGCGGCGTGATCTGCACGACGTTGCCGTTCACATAGGCGTCGTCCGTATCTTCATGGAAACGCGCGACCAGGAAGTAGTACAGGCCATAGGCGATCGCGGCGATCAGGATCACGATGACAAGCAGGATCATCATGCGCTTGCGCTTGCCGCTGTTGGCCGGCGGTGCCGGCGGTTGCGTCGGCTGCGGGGCGGGTTGCGGGGCCGACTGGGTATTGGCCGCGGGCTGCTGGGTGGTGCTCATGGATGTGCTCCGGGTTCTCTTGTACGTCGTCGTTTATTCGGGTGTGCGGGTGTGCAGGTGTTTTCGTGCGCCGTGGCCGGTCTTGTGCGATCGGCCGCTCAGTTCGCCGCGGCGGTCGCCGCGGTGGCTGACGCCGGCGCATCGGTCGGCACCACGAGTCCGGTCTGGGTAGCGTCGAAACCGCCGCCAAGCGCCTTGACGAGGCCGATCTGCAGGTCGCGGCGCCGCATCTTGAGACCGGTCACGGTCTGTTCGGCGGCGAGGCGGTTCTGGTCGGCTGTCAACACCTGCAGTTGCGGCGACAGACCCGCCTTGTAGCGGATCACGGCCAGCTGGTACGCCTTGGTCGAGGCTTCCAGTGCGCGTTGTGCGTCGCCTTGC comes from the Paraburkholderia sp. PREW-6R genome and includes:
- a CDS encoding EmrA/EmrK family multidrug efflux transporter periplasmic adaptor subunit is translated as MSTTQQPAANTQSAPQPAPQPTQPPAPPANSGKRKRMMILLVIVILIAAIAYGLYYFLVARFHEDTDDAYVNGNVVQITPQVTGTVVAVNADDTQTVKAGDPLVVLDPADARVALEQAEANLAQTVRQVRGLFADDNQYQAQVNQRQSDLSRAQDDLKRRLMVAQTGAVSAEEISHARDAVKSAQAAVDAAQQQLASNRALTANTTIANHPNVQAAAAKVRDAYLNNARNNLPAPVTGYVAKRSVQVGQRVSPGTPLMAIVPLGGVWVDANFKEVQLKHMRIGQPVELTADVYGSSVVFHGKVVGFSAGTGSAFSLLPAQNATGNWIKVVQRLPVRIALDPKELEQHPLRIGLSMQADVSIKDDNGGQLGEAANTVYQTDVFAKYGDEADAEIARIIAANAGPNSGSQKSAQAGATKTAAK